Proteins encoded in a region of the Cytobacillus pseudoceanisediminis genome:
- a CDS encoding Lrp/AsnC family transcriptional regulator, whose amino-acid sequence MKLTEKQIEVLEILENNSARIPVEDIAKMAELSMAETETILDKLEEMKVLVRFNSVIDWSKVDGHEGVTAMIDVKVAPKRGVGFDEVAQRIYRFKEVRSVYLMSGAYDLSVIIEGRSMNEVARFVSEKLSTLDSVLSTTTHFILKKYKHDGTIFEHNEDDKRIVVSP is encoded by the coding sequence GTGAAATTAACTGAAAAGCAAATAGAGGTTTTAGAAATTTTAGAAAACAACAGTGCGCGAATCCCTGTGGAAGACATTGCGAAAATGGCTGAATTAAGTATGGCTGAAACAGAAACTATTTTAGATAAACTCGAGGAAATGAAAGTGCTTGTGCGTTTTAATTCCGTTATTGACTGGTCAAAAGTCGACGGTCATGAAGGGGTTACCGCAATGATTGATGTGAAGGTCGCTCCAAAGCGCGGGGTGGGATTTGATGAAGTTGCACAAAGAATTTACCGTTTCAAAGAAGTAAGGTCTGTCTATTTAATGTCCGGTGCCTATGATCTTTCTGTCATCATCGAAGGCCGTTCCATGAATGAGGTCGCCCGATTTGTATCAGAAAAGCTATCGACTCTCGATTCTGTCTTATCGACAACCACACATTTTATTCTAAAAAAATATAAGCATGACGGCACTATTTTTGAACATAATGAAGACGACAAACGAATTGTGGTGTCACCGTAA